atcagaaagaaaaggCCACTGTTCATGTTGTACCCTACCCCTTGGTacactataagaaccatggtcatgaacgggaaaatgtactAACCCCTTTCAAGTgtgcatttctcacctaaaacgcacagttcggttGGTGCTATGCATTTTGAAcaaatggtaatttatcttcctttGTGTGATATTGTCCCAATACTTTTTATCACAGAGACACCccgcatattttatgctttcatcaaAGTTAGAGGAGAAAAACTTTGAATTTCTCTAATCAAGTTCCGGTCTAGACGACGCGGCAACGTGAATATGTaaggcgaaacgtaaacaaacaaaatcaaagccttgagacgtctgatggttgcgggttttggtagatttattatctgtttaaatgccaatctataaatatacatgtatgagaaacaaatacaaatgtgccttatttctaagatgaactctgcctgaccttacatgaacttatctaAATTGTCAGCTGAAAATAAGTAATGtgaccatgggctggaataccttaccATTTATAGATCTTATATagtctaaatggtcagtgtgaatggaaaCAGGTtaaataagaactgcttgatcattgataattcatccgcattgctcatgaatgggactattttgtgtagcacattaACAACCTTTGGGTGTAATTAGGAATCAAATAAatatgctatatgattgtcagaaatacacttgtaacattggtagcggggtaaacccgcaaccaaaaattatGTGTAgtattcacagttatacaataaaactcgaaataatgaatgaaaataatCTTAGAAACGATTCTGGATTGGAATCTTGCAGTGGTacacatttgtattgtttatcTTAATTCACTTTGCACTtttatgttgcatatacacaTTCTAACGCACACGTGTATAATATATCAGACTAGGAGTTtattaggtgagaaatgcgcgattgacaTGTACATAggttttttctttctgatctggtacAAATATGGCATTGACCTGTTTGATGAAGAAATAAATGTGTGCAAGTTACTGGCTGATAAGTCTGAAGCAACGTGTTTGTGGTCTGCCGCACATCAAACAAGGAAATCTTATATATTATAAGCAAATATCATCTACAGCGTTGTGCGTTAAGATCTTTATGTATAAAGATGCTCCAGGGTATCGACTGATCATATATTTAGTTTACACGTACATTCAATTATTCGTAATTTAATATACAGCGCGCAAACGAAGGATTCCCGACATAAACATTTACATATTACATTGCAACCTGTGAGTTTTGTAAAAGCTGACTTTATATCTATTAAACTTTGATACCAATTTCACGGAACTATTAGAATACAGCATGTACAAAGAACAATATATCAGGCCGACATCGGACCATCATGGGTTTTAATATCGTTCCGATATCACTTTAGAAAAAATGGACGGACTGATTCCTGACACTGACTGAAACATAAGCTGTTGTTCTTGGTTTCTTTCTGTGCATTCAAAGTTGTATATCACGAAAGCAGTCTTAAATAGCCGTAAAAATTCTCTCCAAATACTTGGACGTAGTGTTGTTAGATGTTCCGGTCCTTTTGGACCATGGTATCAATTGTATAAAAGGGTTAAACTTTATCCGGTGCTTATTACCTCTAGtggacaggctcaatcaaactgaaaCTCCTATTGATCTACTGGATTCCATTCTATGCTTACAAATGATCTTCTTATAAACTTAATTGACAGCCACAATAGTAGTCTTTAAGTGCAGAATGGCGgccacaaaaacaaataaaaataaataataaaaaaagacgGAGAAGAAAAAAACgctaattgtttttatattttcatgtattttgatATGATTGAGTCCCTTCAATgtttatgcacctgtcaatattttgcccgcccaggggggcggcgggccgacccgggggaatttgaaatttcaaaaattttgttgtctaaatccccaccctagggacaaccttttttgtctaaatcccaccctagagcctggttggtacatcaaatgtttgtcaaattcccgcctgtcgggaatggtcttctgtctaaagccccgtgtatgcccgccgccccccccccccccgggcgggcaaaatattgacaggtgcattacaCATGTCAATGCCTCAGTCAGgctgaatctgctattattttgcttgcttgCGTCCTAAGCATCTAAcagatattcttatagattttattgattaTCATAGCAACATGTGGCGGCTCTTAAAAGTCTTATGTAGTTGGAGTCGACGTTGTTACATTTTCGGATACTTTCGAGTTATAGAttccattcaattttactataaaaagACTCCTCTGATGCTAGGGAGCATGTATGTTTCTTAACGAGACTAATGCTGTCTTCTCATGTATGTAAGGGAATTTGACGAACTCATCGAAAGAGTCAATGAAGTGAAAGAGGAAGACTAATGCTATCTTCTCATGTATGTTAGGGAATTTGACGAACTCATCGAAAGAGTCAATGAAGTGAAAGAGGAAGACTAATGCTATCTTCTCATGTATGTTAGGGAATTTGACGAACTCATCGAAAGAGTCAATGAAGTTAAAGAGGAAGACTAATGCTATCTTCTCATGTATGTTAGGGAATTTGATGAACTCATCGAAAGATTTAATGAAGTGAAAGAGGAAATCTGTAAGTGCTGTCTTAATGTCATTTGCAAAAGCTACAACCGATCTCATGCCGTATCCGATCTTGATTCGAGTTCGTCCATACGAATCTCACTTAGTTTGTGGAAAGTCTTTGGTTTTATCAATCAGAAATATTGCCATAATGTATTTCTCCATTGTTAGAGCTCAGCTTATTAGCTACTATGTAATATTACCTGTCTATTATAatctaaaatgaataaaattgagCGATAATGTTGAAGTTAACCTTATCATGTCAATGCAAAAAATACTGTAGTATTTGAAGTTATTTTAgtcataaaataacatttaattggATACAACTTTTTGATGACACTGCTTAGTATGCGAGAAATATAtacttcaaatatattttgaagtaaGAAAACGTCAATACTGAGTGATTTGTGGCCACAACTTCCtacttttatttaacaaattcccGACCGCTTTTTTCCCCCACATTTCCGGGAAAAtaccaaatttaaatatttttcacgGGTTGTATCATAAGGCCCTGATATGGAATTATTTTTGTCAAgagtatttaaaagaaatatgtaaGCATAAATGTCTACAATTAAGATCTCCTCAAGATGATATAGCGGGTTATTTTGTAAAGACTCATACACGGTCAGATagtgcataattttgtatttaattttgaacGTAggttaaaaataaacaagttctTGCTAATTTTTGTAACAACCCTTCCGAGTGTATAAACGTAGCACGCGGAACGCAGAATATCTGTTTAAATTGATTGCTCAGGCAGGTGAAAACAGAATTGGACGGCGAGGAATGATAAGGTCAGTGAATTAACATTAAATATCTCTTGGATTCCataaaaaaagctttgaaaagtgccatttactttttattgtattttaatttttgcaCAACTATGCAATGTTACAAATTATGTAAGAAGTTGCACTGTGTATTGTCAGGAAACTTTCTTGTTATTATAATATTTCTGATAAGACAGGAACTGCTTAATTGAATAagaatttgttttagaaaatgcgACATATATCAAGAGTAAGAAGTTAATCATAGTAGAATGCAAGCACCTAGCCATATAGCttataatatatgaaaataaatgcctgatttattttacgaaaaacatGGTATTAGAGAGTAAATCTAAGAGAAATCTAGAAAGCGTCACATTTTAAATCGGCTGTTGTGTGATAATTTCTCTAAAATATTTAACGTGCTGCTTCTATACAAAACTGTTGTAAGACTTATATTGGTTTTGACATTATTTATGTGTAGATCCATTAAAATATTCCTAGGACCTTAGTAAATTcagaaaacttttatcatctggttgcCATATTCACACTGTTACAAAcatgaattttatatataaaaaaggtgCTTAATTGTCTAAATGGCTTAATCTTAATACCAATATTTTTgcccctgaaataataaaattcatttagacataaattgaatatttcattcttttattcaaatatattttaacaacacTTTGTCAGGtatgtttttgcactttttatgTGTCAAATTGCATATTTTAAAGCgtagtttagatttcgttttctCTTATTATACTTAAATTAACTATCAATTATATAACATGACATTAGAATTATTTTTAGGGTAAATGTTAGAGATACATATAAGATCATGTAAACAGTACAAAACACATATTCTCACTGCCTTATAAACAGTACTCATTGCCTTATGAACAATACAGTATACATAATTCCATAGTACAAATAATCTAGTTTAGGCAAAGAAAATTGGACTATACTAGGTTCTTTATTTCCAAACAAATATTCGAAATAATAGCATAAAATCAAGTAACAgctgatacatgtatattaaaacacATATATTAGTTATAATAGGAATCATACAATTTCCACAAtggtaaaaaaaatctgaaaagaaaaagTATATCTTGGTACTCAATTCAAAATAGTAACGATCCTGTTAATTGTATCGCAGCCGTTCTTAAAGACCATTACAGATTCAGATCaaattaaatacaaacatttacttAAGTACGATGTATTTTAAAAGCCGTAAAAATGCACGCAAGTTAAGCATTAGACTTTAATGAACGTGCATTACTGATTAAAATAGAAGGTTATGGCGTTGATACCAATATTACGCTGTTTGGGTCAAGTATCATAATCCGTTTATATCAAATGTCTTTATTTCTCATCTTAAAATATTGGTTGATGATAATCACCTGGACTGAACTTGTccattattatattgaaacattaATAGTAAGTGATTAATTAATGGCCTTCTAATTAAACTAGTAAGGAGGACAGTTTTTTTTGCTAATTCTATTAATTAAGCTGTATGATATGTTTTACTTTTGAATCCTAAATAAGAAGTCGTGTTACTAAATATTTCTGAAGAATATCTGTAAGAGAAACCAGAGTCAgtggaaatatagaaatataaataaTGCAGTTGTCTATATATAACAGTCGATTGAGTCAGAAGCTGCGAAACCTTTTTTTTTACACTTGAAAAATCAATAATTCTGTAGAGCATACAATTGGATAAGGTAGCTTAATTTATAGCCGCCGACGGTAATAGTATGAGCTAATATTATTTCGAGGTGCGGGGACCTTGAACTCAAAAGTCCCCGTATCGTAGTCAGTGTTACCATTGGACGACTTTGTCAGCTGAAGTTGATAAGGGCACAAAGtggtttgttttattgtttaaatgcaGTTCCATATATGGCAAGCATTTCAACTAAGCGAAAGACTCGAATCTCATAACAGACGAGTTTTCGACTATCAGTCGCTTCGACAAAATGTGATTTTCATTTGCCGGGCATTTGATGTTATACTACGTCTGATATTATATAGCTGAgagttgatattttttaatataattcattatCACATTTTTATTGCCAATGCAAAACTGTCAGCCGATGAAAGTTTAAACTAAAACTACATCAACACTTTTCTGCTTTTTCTAATTCAAGAAAGGCTATCTTTGGTTATTCCAGACTTGTACTTTTTAAATGCAGTTCGAAGCGGCATTTTCATTACTGATATATTTCTTATAAGGTTTCTTGTAAATTTGCATATGTTGCCATAGAGACTTTAAACATTTGTCACATTCTGAATTTAGCAGGTGTTTCTTTATGATCACTTATGAACATTAAAAAGCAATTCTGATTAACTGATTGCGTGTATGGTGAACGCCAAGTTTTACAGTTTTACCTAACAGGACGGAGTAGGTCTTTGACTGGCATCATCAAACTGTATTACACGATGTAGTTTTAGATATATTTCAgtcatatttattttaacaaatgtaGTTACGGAAAACCTTTGACATCACTGCTTCAGAAAGTATCGTCTCTTTATGGTTACCCTTTTTGTTCTGTAACTGTATGAAAGGATCAGAGTCAAGTGCCGTATAAATTATTATTGTTTCTACAATAAcaggaattttgaaaatccaaCAAATGATACTGCCGTACAAATGTAAAAactttttgtcataattttacaATAGGGTGTAAGGTATCATACTACTTTGTTGTCTGTTTCATTGACTGGATAAGAAGGTCACGTACCCGGATGAGCTACGTTACCGGAAAAGACCGAACTTGCACATGATAATACATAATTTGCTGATTATCATTACCGGTAAACTACCTTAAGCGGAGTTTGCCATAGAGATCTATACATTAGTTTTATCACTTTTATCAAAGAAAGATTAACATAAAGAAAACGTCAGTATGGAACAAAATCTTGCCGTTTAATTTGTTTATATGCACAGAATTAGGTGACAGATCATcaaacaatgatatttttctcTCTCTGTAAATGACTGGTTAACCGTTTTGGTGCGTAAGGTAGATGCGCATTGATTAAATTGTCTCTTTGCCCCTCTCTTTGCTCCATCTTTCAAACGAATGACATATTTTCTTTATCTTATGTTGTTAGAATAGCTATATGCACTGTAATCAGAGGCATTGTTTTGTTTAATGAAGCATTATATTATTCgacgtttttgaaatatttattggtTTAATTTGTAAACGCCAAAAAGGGATGAAATATTGATAACCTATCTTATTTTATACCAAAAAGGTCTAAGGTAATTCCGTGAATATAAAAAGGGATGGATAGTTTTTGTTTAAGGTAGCTAGTTTGCTTCTATTTTTGAGTCTCGGTGCCCCTTGTAGTTTGTAATCCCATAGTCAAAGATGAATATAAAATACTCTCCGATAAATGCCAAATTTCTGTCGCAATATAAACTTCTTTTTTCGATGTGACTTTAGTGACAACAACCAAAAGTTAAATGCTGCTGTTAATAtcaaactgaagaaaaaacaACTAAGGACACGCGAATTGCGTTTCATAATAAATTCAGCTAGCAACAAACAGTTGCAGAACTATATTGTGCATCTATATATTTGTTATACTTTCAGTGTCACGGACATTACATTCATTACatgaaaaaacacacacattttaAATGCAGAACTTTAGTACATAGTGCTATGCTCAGTAAGATTTACCATAAAACAACTATAAAGTAACTGTTGGCACATTGGATTTTACAACTGGCTGAAAGTGGTTATGTGAAGTGGAAGAAAAAATAGGTCAAGTTGTTGACTTTACGTATTTAAAGGGATATTGTGTCGAAATTTCAAGCTGGAACAAAAAGTTACTAAATAGCATCTATgttaacacaaaataaacatatgtatatgtataaacAGTATTATGTGTTATGTTAAAATCGTACAGACTTAAATGAATAACGAGCCACAGTATGAATGTATAAGTGGTAGCTCAGTTAATAAGTGATTGTCACATCAAATCATTTAGCTGTGAAAGCAGCTATATACACATACAGCTAGTGTTATATCTAGCCAAGTCAAATACATTTGTGGGTTCGATATCTCGAGTGGGGTGTAGAATTTTTTCATGGGAGGAAGCATTCATGCTGCCTTACATCCGGTCGTTGTTTCTTCACACATGCATCGGAGGGACACCTTGGTTGTTcatgaaaagtcgccatatgacctatggtTGTGTCGTTttgaagttaaacccaacaacaacaaaatatgattaaaagtattttgtTGAAAGATGTTATATCTTTAATATCATTACCTTCATAAAAACAAGGGTGAATAACCCAAACTCAGTGTTTCCTGAAATGGTAACATATAAAAATGACTACTAAGAACAATATTCGGGTTTTAGTATATTTACTTATATACTCTAAGACAAAATATTGCGACGTTAGATAGGCTGTCCAGCATTTCCTGGGTCTAAGGAAATGTTGAAACTCTTGCTATATTTCTAATAGTCTGACAACATtattttgaagacttttaaatttttgaaaataatatgaaagAATTGCAATAACAGGTTACTCCTTTCTGACAGGGTGGTTTGTCATCATGTCTGGTCGAAGCATATATCGTAAACAATATCGGACTTTATGATAACTTTACATTTCATTTCGCGTGTGTTTTACATTTGAATGTGTACACCAGGATATGTGCACATATAGGTGCATGTTGCCttcgtaaattaaaaaaaaatgtatgtctaCATGTTGTAACATATTTTTGCTGAAAACGGCGTTTTAAATGCCTGTAGTTCCATGTTGGTCCAAAATTCCATACTTTTCTTATCTGCACTAgtgtacatatttaatttaaaacggGACAAGAAAGGGAGCAATTATTGTTCAAATTCGGGCTGAAGAGAAAACAAAGTTGAACGTCAGTTAAAACGCGTGGATAATGCATACTTTTGTTACAAAATGAGGATAAGGATATTTTGAGATCACTTATTGATTGGGCCTTATTAGTATCATCGTCAAATCAGAACATTGCTAGTTATAATATGGATTATGAAATGACAGCTGACTGGGTGTAAATTTACTAGCTTAAAAATACTCAAAACCTGCTAATTCTATTTTGAGTTTATAAGATTTTCAAATTGTCCAGTTCCCACTTTTATTTTGTTAGACgaaatagatttttttgttaataattgttaaataatagaaaaaggatTGCAGTATTTATGTTCGGTTTTGTTCAGTTACATGtattaaacaaaaaaagtatGTAGATTTGCACCAACATGGAGCCACATGGGCAATGTAGAGAATCATCTGTCATCTCGTATTGACAAGCACGGTGCTTTATCTTGTCTGTCTACTTTTATTGTGTCGAATTTATCTAGGTCATTTCATTCTTCTTGGCCTCCCTTTCTGTCCCAGACAATAACCTCGCCGGTATTTTTTCAAACTCTTTTCGAAAACTGGACCAACAGGAAAAGCAGGCCTTTAAAGGCACCCGAACATATTTTTAAGCAACATTTGTAGATGAAGCTTCTGTGGGTGTTACTCGTCCAACTCATCTGCACTGTGTTCGTTGTACTGGGTGCTGGAGGAGTCGAGTCTTACGTTCCACATGGCGGAGGCGGCGGCGGGCTCTACGGACAGTACTATGGCTCTATGCCTCAATATATCCCATATCCATATATGGCCGGCGGCTATGGTGGTCTCGGTGGTGGTCTCGGTGGATATGGTGGTCTCGGTGGATATGGTGGTCTAGGATACGGAAACTTCGGCGGAGGCGGAATACTTGGCACTATTGGACTTCTTATCTTCGGCTTCTTGGCATTTATGTTTATAAGTAAGTGACaatgatttttatgtttaaatagcAATAGTGTTTATTTGTAAGTAACTATATTTAAGAAGCACTGATTTTTATGTGTAGGTAGGGATTATGTTTATGTGCAAGAAgtagtattttttatttgtacgTAGCAGTGATGTTTATGTGCAATTAGTAATGTGTTTATGCGTTAGTATCCGTAATATTTTATGTAggttgtatttttatttatgtgaAAAATAGCAATGGAGCTTATGTGCAAGTAGCAGTGATGTTTTATGTAAGTGTCAGTAAAGTTCATGTAAGTAGCACTTTATGTTGGTATCAGTAATGTTTATGTGTAAGTAGCAgttatgttttatgtaatgtaTGAAATAATAATGAGCATTTTTGAACCTGTATGATGCAGTTTATGTTAACTACTCATGTAAGATATAAATAACAGAACTAGGTAAAAATTTCAACTGAAGTGTTCAGTTTTACATAAGATATCATGACTCAATTATGTGTTTATTTCTGTTAACTTTAAGTGTCTATACATTTTCTTATGTATTTTCTTCTTTAGAAATGAACAATACAGAATATACCTTTTAAAACTGAGACGTATTTTCCCTGAATTAGGAAAGGCACCAGTACAATATTTCTAGGAGTGATATAagcaaaatgagccgcgccatgagaaaaccaacatagtgcatttgcgaccagcatggatcaagaccagcctgcgcatccgcgcagtctggtcaggatccatgatgttcgctttcaaagcctattgcaattagagcaaccgttagcgaacagcatggatcctgaccagactgcgcggatgcgcaggctgatctggatccatactggtcgcaaatgctctatgttggttttctcatggtgtggctcaaatatgGAAATTGCGATCAGTGTTTATCatgttctttctttctttttacaagtacaaaaatatcaatgtaaaggAATTCTATGGTGGAAAAGCATTTCAATTCATTTTTGAACACACTCATTTTACAAAAGTCAAATCCGCGCGAACAATGTTTATCCTTATTTTGCACACAGCGTTAATTTAAGTAACTTTGATACTACattcttattttgtaaaaaaaacatgcagaacaaaacagaacacgAGATAAGTTGATAATATGAGCTTATCtgtaaaacaaaattcaaaccGTATTAAAGTTAATTATCCGGATATTAGTTGAGTCTGTGTATGATgggtgatgaaatgtgcaacaccctacGTTCCCTTTCGCATAAGTTTAAGCGGAATGGAAAGGTAAATTGTTATTtattaataatattgttattaattatccGTTATTCCAAAGGACCGGATTATAACATCACGAATTGAGGAAACGTTTTACACGACATATAAAAAACTGCTGTTGTAAACATTATtataggtagcagggtacacttcgaatttttggcccccgtcaatatttgttataaatagaacttcgtgattttggatgtctgtaaattaaggtgagagataatgattattaattctttagatcattgcaggctgttcaaaaagtgcaaaattgatgattttggcatgctatttttcatggatggtgtaaatctttcgttttgataactttctttattcttgcatgagaatcctgatcttgccattaattaaaagcacaaaacatgcacgcaatttataaaatggccaccctaattCTGCTCAAAAGGGAAGTGCAATAtcgcgactcgctacatgtaagaccgtccgtgcccaaaattttcgcatctaagtgtaccctgctacttATAGTCTATAAgtagatccttttg
The Mercenaria mercenaria strain notata chromosome 10, MADL_Memer_1, whole genome shotgun sequence genome window above contains:
- the LOC123561778 gene encoding uncharacterized protein LOC123561778 isoform X3, whose product is MKLLWVLLVQLICTVFVVLGAGGVESYVPHGGGGGGLYGQYYGSMPQYIPYPYMAGGYGGLGGGLGGYGGLGGYGGLGYGNFGGGGILGTIGLLIFGFLAFMFIMFFFIMMFSLFSRGGGLGGGGDLATLALLGGIND